In Lentibacillus amyloliquefaciens, one DNA window encodes the following:
- the sigI gene encoding RNA polymerase sigma-I factor: protein MSNQPLTETPLEDMILSAQEGDQGIQHHLLKSYQPFIAKCVSEVCKRYIDPQTDDEFSVGLNAFNEAMMSYCPKKGGSFLAFSKLVVKRKVIDYIRYIQKTPATVSLDDNYNEEQMENPVEILAVNESYRKEQHALQLREEILDFKEKLDIYRLSLSQLTKVSPKHRDARETAISVARMLHNDAEFNSYVKAKKKMPLKDLARQVNVSKKTLERNRKFILAIFIILDGDYTYLKEYLKGVG from the coding sequence ATGAGCAATCAGCCATTAACAGAAACACCACTTGAAGATATGATACTTTCAGCTCAGGAGGGGGATCAGGGGATTCAACATCATCTTCTGAAATCCTATCAGCCATTTATCGCTAAATGCGTTTCAGAAGTGTGCAAGCGTTATATCGATCCGCAAACTGATGATGAATTCAGCGTTGGCTTAAATGCTTTTAATGAGGCCATGATGTCTTATTGCCCGAAAAAAGGCGGTTCTTTTCTGGCTTTTTCTAAACTTGTGGTGAAACGAAAAGTCATTGATTATATCCGTTATATCCAAAAAACGCCAGCAACAGTGTCCTTGGATGATAACTATAATGAGGAACAAATGGAGAATCCGGTTGAAATATTGGCGGTTAATGAGTCCTATCGGAAAGAACAGCATGCTCTTCAGCTCCGCGAAGAAATTTTAGATTTCAAAGAGAAGCTCGACATCTACAGGTTGTCTTTAAGTCAGCTGACAAAGGTTTCACCCAAACATCGGGATGCCCGCGAAACAGCAATTTCAGTTGCACGGATGCTGCATAACGATGCGGAATTCAATTCTTATGTTAAAGCTAAGAAAAAAATGCCGCTAAAAGATTTGGCCAGGCAGGTAAATGTCAGTAAAAAAACGCTGGAGCGAAACCGAAAGTTCATTCTCGCAATTTTTATAATTCTGGATGGAGATTATACGTATCTTAAGGAGTATCTTAAGGGGGTGGGTTAG
- a CDS encoding YhdB family protein: MEIADYDKALYFTLWGQWDELLVLMVRTNDDMLSKKIQFFLHAYHYSPEQVKIIETHDELLYYIDHAMKYTPPVAMEV; this comes from the coding sequence ATGGAAATAGCTGATTATGACAAAGCGTTATATTTCACCTTGTGGGGACAGTGGGATGAATTGCTTGTACTGATGGTACGCACAAATGATGACATGCTGTCCAAAAAAATCCAGTTTTTCCTGCATGCTTATCACTACTCGCCTGAACAAGTAAAAATTATCGAAACACATGACGAGTTGCTGTATTATATTGACCATGCTATGAAATACACGCCACCTGTTGCGATGGAAGTATAA
- a CDS encoding quaternary amine ABC transporter ATP-binding protein: MEAKIKVDHVSKIFGPRPKSVISKIKDGMSKDEILAQTGHTVGVYDASMEINKGETFVIMGLSGSGKSTLIRCFNLLNKPTDGAIYIDGEDIVTSSKADLKKIRQEKVAMVFQHFGLFNHRTIMANVEYGLEVRNKSKQERHEIAQKNIDIVGLKGYEDKYPDELSGGMQQRVGLARALANDPDILLMDEPFSALDPLIRREMQLELLDIQERLQKTIIFITHDVNEAFKLGDRVAVMKDGKVNQIGTPEEIIEKPANNYIFDFIKDIDRSKVFQAENIMIKPNALVFMKDGLNVARKEMEENGISSVFVVDRSRHVKGIVTIDDAVQGLKEKKTLEDMMLTDITIVNRDEYINDLIPKTLGSSFPLAVVNEEEKLIGFILRVHVLSGLAAEDVEESEEYHT; this comes from the coding sequence ATGGAGGCAAAAATAAAAGTCGATCATGTGTCGAAAATTTTCGGGCCGCGGCCTAAATCCGTTATCTCAAAAATTAAAGACGGCATGAGCAAGGATGAAATATTGGCACAAACAGGTCATACAGTCGGTGTCTATGATGCATCGATGGAAATAAACAAGGGCGAAACATTTGTCATTATGGGACTATCCGGAAGCGGGAAATCCACCCTTATCCGCTGTTTTAATCTGTTGAACAAACCAACTGACGGTGCAATCTACATCGATGGTGAAGATATTGTCACGTCCAGTAAAGCTGATCTCAAAAAAATTCGCCAGGAAAAAGTCGCGATGGTATTCCAGCATTTTGGACTATTCAATCACCGCACAATTATGGCTAACGTCGAATATGGCCTGGAAGTCCGCAATAAGTCCAAACAGGAACGCCATGAAATTGCTCAGAAAAATATCGATATTGTCGGCCTGAAAGGATATGAAGATAAATATCCTGATGAGCTTTCAGGCGGGATGCAGCAGCGCGTCGGGTTAGCACGTGCGCTGGCCAATGATCCGGATATTCTGTTGATGGATGAGCCGTTCAGTGCACTGGATCCGCTTATTCGCCGAGAAATGCAGCTTGAGCTTCTCGATATCCAAGAAAGATTGCAAAAGACGATTATTTTTATTACACATGATGTTAATGAAGCATTCAAACTTGGTGACCGGGTTGCTGTCATGAAAGACGGCAAAGTCAATCAGATCGGGACACCCGAAGAAATCATAGAAAAACCGGCTAATAATTATATCTTTGATTTCATCAAAGATATCGACCGGTCCAAAGTGTTTCAGGCAGAAAATATCATGATCAAACCGAATGCTCTCGTTTTCATGAAAGATGGTTTAAATGTTGCCCGAAAAGAGATGGAGGAAAATGGGATATCCAGTGTGTTTGTTGTTGACCGCAGCCGGCACGTCAAAGGGATTGTCACCATTGATGATGCCGTACAGGGTCTGAAGGAGAAAAAAACACTTGAAGATATGATGCTGACGGATATCACCATTGTAAATCGGGATGAATATATCAATGATTTAATTCCGAAAACACTTGGGTCAAGTTTTCCATTGGCAGTTGTCAATGAAGAGGAAAAATTAATCGGATTCATTTTACGTGTTCATGTACTGTCCGGATTGGCAGCTGAGGACGTGGAAGAGAGCGAAGAATATCATACGTGA
- a CDS encoding IS1182 family transposase, translated as MFKHYNMNQVVLPLDLEIKIEENDIAYAVNDVVETIPDDAFTGFRRETGCPAYHPRMMMKIILCAYTQSVFSGRKIEGLLHDSVRMMWLAQGYEPTYRTINRFRVHPEVKELLRQCFVQFRCQLVQEKQIDEEAIFIDGTKIEANANKYTFVWRKAIEKHSAKLVEKSNQMYDELLENEIIPEIERESEDELSTDELRQIAEKLDEKVEAYDKEIEAREKGSERKQLRSERKAPKQYRKRFRDFVVRKQKYKQDMKIFGERNSYSKTDHDATFMRMKDDHMRNGQLKAGYNVQLATEGQYALAYDVFPNPTDTRTFVPFLDHIEEGYFELPKYIVADAGYGSEQNYEDVLENRERTPLITYNQYRKEKKKKYRNNPFHSANWEYNTENDYFICPNDQKVTFRYLSQRTDRYGYTRTFRVYECEDCSGCPLRSQCTKAKEGNNRKIYYNAKWESQKAYTRQQLSEEETGEVYGRRKIDVEPVFGFLKANLRFPRFSVRGQEKVKNELGFAFMAVNLRKYTAKKTNPTLDNNNHLNQKGSNHQKLMIGTLFKSFLASYVPASFLYDILIILGLYHCYVFLCHDL; from the coding sequence ATGTTTAAACATTATAACATGAATCAAGTGGTTTTGCCTTTAGATTTAGAAATAAAAATAGAGGAAAATGATATTGCCTATGCCGTCAATGACGTCGTGGAAACTATCCCGGATGATGCCTTCACAGGTTTCCGGCGCGAAACAGGCTGCCCAGCTTATCATCCGCGCATGATGATGAAGATTATTTTATGTGCTTACACGCAATCTGTTTTCTCCGGCAGAAAGATCGAAGGATTACTACATGACAGTGTCCGTATGATGTGGCTGGCTCAGGGATATGAACCAACGTATCGCACCATCAATCGATTTCGTGTGCATCCAGAGGTTAAAGAGTTATTGCGTCAATGCTTCGTCCAATTCCGCTGCCAGCTTGTACAGGAAAAACAGATTGATGAAGAAGCGATTTTCATCGATGGGACCAAGATTGAAGCGAATGCCAATAAATACACATTTGTTTGGCGGAAAGCGATAGAGAAACACAGCGCCAAATTGGTGGAGAAGTCCAATCAAATGTATGATGAATTGCTGGAAAACGAAATTATCCCGGAGATTGAACGGGAAAGCGAGGACGAATTATCCACCGATGAACTCAGGCAAATAGCTGAGAAACTGGATGAGAAAGTCGAAGCGTATGACAAAGAGATTGAGGCACGTGAAAAAGGAAGCGAACGGAAACAGCTTCGTTCCGAACGTAAAGCACCGAAACAATACCGCAAACGGTTCAGGGACTTTGTCGTGCGCAAACAGAAATATAAGCAGGACATGAAAATTTTCGGGGAACGCAACAGTTACTCCAAGACAGACCATGATGCCACGTTTATGCGCATGAAAGATGACCATATGAGGAACGGCCAGCTGAAAGCAGGTTATAATGTGCAGCTTGCGACAGAGGGTCAATACGCGCTCGCTTACGATGTATTCCCAAACCCGACGGACACACGTACTTTCGTTCCTTTCCTGGATCATATTGAGGAAGGTTACTTTGAGCTGCCTAAGTATATTGTGGCTGACGCAGGTTATGGCAGTGAACAAAATTACGAAGACGTCCTCGAGAACCGGGAACGCACGCCCCTGATTACATACAACCAATACCGGAAAGAAAAGAAAAAGAAATACAGAAATAACCCTTTCCATTCCGCCAATTGGGAATATAACACGGAAAACGATTATTTTATCTGCCCGAATGACCAAAAAGTAACATTCCGTTACCTATCCCAACGAACAGACCGGTACGGCTATACACGGACCTTCAGAGTTTACGAGTGTGAGGACTGTTCAGGGTGCCCACTGCGTTCCCAATGCACCAAAGCGAAGGAAGGGAATAACCGGAAAATTTATTATAACGCGAAGTGGGAAAGCCAAAAAGCCTACACAAGACAACAGCTTTCGGAAGAAGAAACTGGCGAAGTTTACGGGCGACGTAAAATCGATGTGGAGCCAGTCTTCGGATTTCTGAAGGCTAATTTGCGTTTCCCGCGTTTCTCAGTCAGGGGGCAGGAGAAAGTGAAAAATGAATTAGGATTTGCATTCATGGCGGTGAACTTGAGAAAGTACACCGCCAAAAAGACAAATCCTACCTTAGATAATAACAACCATTTAAATCAAAAAGGTTCCAACCATCAAAAACTGATGATTGGAACCCTTTTTAAGTCATTTTTGGCTAGTTATGTCCCAGCCTCTTTCCTTTATGATATCCTGATTATTTTGGGCCTTTACCATTGTTATGTTTTCCTTTGTCATGACCTTTAG
- a CDS encoding S1C family serine protease: MDNDKRNRDVIDDDLYEELDEEELYELVEEERQKALAKEKKKKGNRKPKPPFPKWLFWLIAGVMVLNVVSLIPRTFSIPAIDFLISSAQLSTQEDIQTYKESVVVIETDDSRGTGFSISADGMIVTNHHVIEDEESVTVAYPEEGLFSGEVAASYPSVDLAVLDVSGEQLPHLELANETTYDPGNEQVYFIGNPIRFSGIANKGTVIDDIQLSGWEEPVVMMEAPVYRGNSGSPVINQDGKVIGIVFATLHHDTHGRVGLFIPIDYYYDYHQN, translated from the coding sequence ATGGATAACGACAAGAGAAACCGTGACGTTATAGATGATGATTTATATGAGGAGCTGGATGAGGAAGAGCTCTATGAATTGGTTGAAGAGGAACGGCAAAAAGCACTTGCAAAAGAAAAGAAAAAAAAAGGAAATAGAAAACCCAAGCCGCCGTTTCCTAAATGGTTATTTTGGCTGATTGCGGGCGTAATGGTATTAAATGTTGTCTCGCTTATTCCGAGGACCTTTTCCATTCCGGCAATCGATTTTTTGATCTCATCGGCCCAACTGTCGACACAGGAAGACATCCAGACATACAAAGAGTCAGTGGTTGTTATCGAAACGGATGATTCAAGAGGAACAGGCTTTTCAATATCGGCTGATGGGATGATTGTAACTAACCACCATGTGATAGAAGATGAGGAATCGGTGACCGTGGCTTATCCTGAAGAAGGACTATTCTCCGGGGAAGTTGCAGCCTCGTATCCGTCTGTGGATTTAGCCGTGCTGGATGTCAGCGGAGAACAGCTTCCCCATCTTGAACTGGCAAACGAAACGACTTATGATCCGGGCAATGAGCAGGTTTATTTCATCGGTAATCCGATCAGGTTCAGCGGCATAGCAAACAAGGGCACCGTGATTGATGATATCCAATTAAGTGGATGGGAAGAACCGGTCGTTATGATGGAGGCTCCGGTTTACCGGGGGAACAGCGGCAGCCCGGTGATCAATCAGGATGGCAAGGTGATTGGTATCGTGTTTGCGACACTGCATCATGACACACATGGACGGGTCGGTTTATTTATACCAATTGATTATTATTATGATTATCATCAAAACTGA
- a CDS encoding anti-sigma factor domain-containing protein, producing MKKGIVMEKHRNYIIVMRRDGTFQKARPLENVSIGMEVNYQPLSAQRPKMFHYINNKKRGAFAAVMACLMLLFVPFYFMTDKDKTYAYVNITINPNLELEIDNQLNVKSIAPLNDDAKSFLPMLTGYKGKHLEKVIQQIITKSEEAALLKNGKNILAGVSYAEDAQEEFSVTQMIDEYFGENDQDWGIVTFQIPKEIHDKSLDNERSMNELMARNLSNENVSLKNSIQAEMDTFINDDERDIIHSFYNIQQDNSDSGSNSNEKDTDKSEHIESSDENPAIKSEQPDKPESSQKKNQNTGLKTNNSKPNSDTKRNGPGNKNTNNHDEGKANYNNGKAKGHDKSKHNNGKAKGHGKSKHNNGKAKGHDKSKHNNGKAKGHDKSKHNNGKAKGHGKSNHNNGKAKGHGKTNHNNGKAKGHDKGKHNNGKGPK from the coding sequence GTGAAAAAAGGAATTGTGATGGAAAAACATCGCAATTACATCATTGTAATGCGAAGAGATGGTACGTTTCAAAAAGCGCGTCCCCTGGAAAATGTATCGATTGGCATGGAAGTCAATTACCAGCCGCTTTCCGCTCAGCGCCCTAAGATGTTTCACTACATAAACAATAAAAAACGCGGCGCATTCGCAGCTGTAATGGCGTGCCTAATGCTGCTTTTTGTGCCGTTTTATTTTATGACAGATAAAGACAAAACATATGCATATGTTAATATTACAATCAATCCAAATTTGGAATTGGAAATTGATAATCAACTGAATGTTAAGTCGATAGCGCCTTTGAATGATGATGCTAAATCGTTTCTTCCAATGCTGACAGGTTATAAAGGGAAGCATTTAGAAAAGGTCATTCAGCAGATTATTACTAAAAGTGAAGAAGCAGCCCTGTTAAAGAACGGCAAAAATATACTTGCAGGTGTCAGTTATGCTGAGGATGCACAAGAAGAATTTTCTGTGACACAAATGATTGATGAGTATTTTGGGGAGAATGATCAAGACTGGGGGATTGTAACGTTTCAGATCCCAAAAGAAATCCATGATAAGTCGCTGGACAATGAGCGATCGATGAATGAATTGATGGCAAGAAACCTTTCAAATGAAAATGTTAGCTTAAAAAACAGTATTCAAGCAGAAATGGATACCTTCATTAATGATGATGAAAGAGATATTATACATTCATTTTACAACATACAGCAAGATAATTCAGATTCCGGTTCCAATTCCAATGAAAAAGATACAGACAAAAGCGAGCATATAGAATCTTCCGATGAAAATCCTGCCATAAAATCCGAACAGCCGGATAAACCTGAAAGCAGCCAAAAGAAGAATCAAAATACCGGGTTGAAGACTAACAATAGTAAGCCAAACAGCGATACAAAAAGAAATGGACCTGGAAATAAAAATACAAATAATCATGACGAGGGCAAAGCCAACTATAATAACGGCAAAGCTAAGGGTCATGACAAATCCAAACATAACAACGGCAAAGCTAAAGGCCATGGCAAGTCCAAACATAACAACGGCAAAGCTAAAGGCCATGACAAATCCAAACATAACAACGGCAAAGCTAAGGGTCATGACAAATCCAAACATAACAACGGCAAAGCCAAAGGCCATGGCAAGTCCAACCATAACAACGGCAAAGCCAAAGGTCATGGTAAGACCAACCATAACAACGGCAAAGCTAAAGGTCATGACAAAGGAAAACATAACAATGGTAAAGGCCCAAAATAA
- a CDS encoding YhcN/YlaJ family sporulation lipoprotein yields the protein MKWKLFSLLLIAMFLVLAACGTDNQNNNGTEEGQNDNNVEQTRFDGDMDNDNMNNRNDNEFNNGNRTRNTNDGGNNEDQYELADEAAERIANDVDGIDNAYVIKTDNNAYVAAELDQDNNGNNNNGNNANNNTNNNNGANINGTTNNNDNNNKGGELTDAVKEKISGIVKDVDSDVDNVYVSTNPDFMDLANNYADDADSGEPVEGLFDQMGNMIERVFPQQDNN from the coding sequence ATGAAATGGAAACTTTTTAGCCTATTACTGATTGCCATGTTCCTTGTTCTTGCTGCTTGTGGAACCGATAACCAGAACAACAATGGTACAGAAGAAGGTCAAAATGATAATAATGTTGAACAAACCCGTTTTGATGGTGATATGGATAACGACAACATGAACAACCGGAACGACAACGAGTTTAACAATGGCAACCGGACACGCAATACAAATGACGGAGGAAATAATGAAGATCAGTATGAATTGGCTGATGAAGCAGCCGAACGTATTGCAAACGACGTTGATGGAATTGACAATGCCTATGTTATCAAAACGGACAATAATGCATATGTAGCTGCTGAACTTGACCAGGACAACAACGGCAACAATAATAATGGTAACAACGCCAACAACAATACCAACAATAATAACGGCGCAAATATTAATGGGACAACCAATAATAACGATAACAACAATAAAGGCGGCGAGCTCACAGATGCTGTGAAAGAAAAAATCTCCGGCATCGTAAAAGATGTGGATTCGGACGTTGACAATGTGTATGTGTCGACAAACCCTGATTTCATGGATCTGGCCAATAATTATGCTGATGATGCTGACAGCGGTGAACCTGTTGAAGGGCTGTTCGACCAAATGGGCAATATGATTGAACGCGTCTTTCCACAGCAGGATAATAATTAA
- a CDS encoding S-ribosylhomocysteine lyase produces the protein MAEKMNVESFNLDHTKVAAPYVRLTGVTTGMSGDKVYKYDIRFKQPNKEHMDMPGLHSIEHLMAENIRNHMENVLDIGPMGCQTGFYLQILNNDSYDDVTSALENTLKDVLNADEVPACNEVQCGWAANHSLEGAKTIAEDMLAKKDEWNQVFAE, from the coding sequence ATGGCTGAAAAAATGAACGTGGAAAGTTTTAATCTGGATCACACAAAAGTTGCAGCGCCTTATGTTCGTTTGACTGGTGTCACGACAGGGATGAGTGGAGATAAGGTATATAAATACGATATCCGGTTTAAACAGCCGAATAAAGAACATATGGATATGCCGGGATTACATTCAATAGAACATTTAATGGCAGAAAATATCCGCAATCACATGGAAAATGTTCTTGACATTGGCCCGATGGGATGCCAGACAGGTTTTTATTTGCAAATCTTGAACAATGATAGCTATGATGATGTCACTAGTGCACTTGAAAACACATTAAAAGATGTTCTCAACGCGGATGAAGTGCCGGCATGCAATGAAGTGCAGTGCGGCTGGGCAGCCAACCATAGTCTTGAAGGTGCGAAAACGATTGCTGAAGATATGCTCGCTAAAAAAGATGAGTGGAATCAGGTTTTTGCAGAATAA
- a CDS encoding dipeptidase, which produces MSEQVLQYLSENRKQLLDKLHSFLSIPSVSTDSVHKQDINEAAEYLESYLKKIGFDKVEQQDTGGHPLIFAEYNQAGSDAPTVLFYGHYDVQPVDPIEEWKSEPFKPEVRDGRLYARGSSDDKGQVFMHLAVFEAYMNTEGKLPLNVKVCIEGEEEIGSENLYKTLHDKKDQFDADFAVISDSGMVSENQPTILYGLKGFTGIEINVTGPDHDLHSGMYGGAVRNPIMALNHILASMKNEDEVVTVDGFYDGVEPLTEHERELIKNVQGEYYEASTGVNETVSEKGYTAKEHTMARPTFEINGMYGGYQGEGTKTIIPSTATAKITCRLVPGQDPAKIQELLEAHIHNVAPTGVTVEVKKEKLSAKAYKVAPDNPLIKKAAKSYSEAFDKETVYVRMGGSIPVVEWIEDIYNIPIVLLGFGTPDDRLHSPNESFPLDSFDKGMETLVRYWAEIND; this is translated from the coding sequence ATGAGTGAGCAAGTATTGCAGTATTTATCCGAAAATCGTAAGCAGCTGCTGGATAAGCTCCATTCATTTTTATCGATACCAAGTGTCAGTACGGACAGTGTACATAAACAAGATATTAACGAAGCCGCTGAGTACTTGGAATCTTATTTAAAGAAAATCGGGTTTGATAAGGTTGAACAGCAGGATACTGGGGGTCATCCGCTCATTTTTGCTGAATATAACCAGGCAGGCTCTGATGCGCCGACTGTATTATTTTATGGCCATTATGATGTTCAGCCGGTAGACCCGATTGAGGAGTGGAAGAGCGAACCGTTCAAACCGGAAGTCAGGGATGGCCGTTTATATGCGCGCGGTTCAAGTGATGATAAAGGACAGGTTTTCATGCACTTGGCTGTTTTTGAAGCTTATATGAACACAGAAGGAAAGCTGCCGTTGAATGTCAAAGTCTGTATTGAAGGGGAAGAAGAAATCGGCAGTGAAAATCTTTACAAAACGCTGCATGATAAGAAAGACCAATTCGATGCTGATTTTGCTGTTATTTCAGATTCCGGAATGGTTTCTGAAAATCAGCCCACTATTTTGTACGGGTTAAAAGGGTTTACAGGGATTGAGATAAATGTAACGGGTCCTGACCATGACCTGCATTCAGGCATGTATGGAGGAGCTGTCCGCAATCCGATTATGGCTCTCAATCATATTCTGGCTTCGATGAAGAATGAAGATGAAGTTGTAACCGTTGATGGCTTTTATGACGGTGTTGAACCGCTTACTGAGCATGAGCGGGAACTGATTAAAAATGTCCAGGGTGAATATTACGAAGCGTCTACAGGTGTTAATGAGACTGTATCTGAAAAAGGCTACACTGCTAAAGAACATACTATGGCAAGGCCTACTTTTGAAATTAACGGAATGTATGGCGGTTATCAGGGAGAAGGGACAAAAACGATTATCCCATCAACGGCGACAGCAAAAATCACCTGCCGTCTTGTTCCCGGCCAGGATCCTGCAAAAATACAGGAATTGCTTGAGGCGCATATTCATAATGTTGCGCCAACAGGAGTAACCGTTGAAGTGAAAAAAGAAAAACTGTCGGCAAAAGCGTACAAAGTGGCGCCGGATAATCCGCTCATTAAAAAAGCGGCCAAAAGCTATTCGGAAGCATTTGACAAAGAGACAGTCTATGTGCGGATGGGCGGATCTATCCCGGTTGTTGAGTGGATTGAAGACATTTATAATATACCGATTGTGTTGCTCGGGTTTGGCACCCCTGATGACAGGCTGCACTCACCGAATGAGAGCTTTCCATTAGACAGTTTTGATAAGGGTATGGAAACGCTTGTGCGCTATTGGGCGGAAATCAACGATTAA
- a CDS encoding beta-class carbonic anhydrase has protein sequence MLLEDILEYNKQFVNDKKYEPLKTDNIPNKRTVIFTCMDTRLTELLPKALDIKNGDVKMVKNAGAILRDPFDSVMKSILVAIHELKAEQVMVIGHHDCGMSHTDPEAFKQGLLEKGISEETLNTLTRSGIDLESEFSGFDSVEDSVEESVSVVRNHSLLPSYVNVHGLVIDPATGKLDLVTKE, from the coding sequence ATGCTTCTCGAAGACATACTTGAATACAATAAGCAATTTGTGAACGACAAAAAATACGAACCGCTGAAGACCGATAACATACCCAATAAACGCACTGTTATTTTCACATGTATGGATACACGATTAACCGAACTGCTGCCAAAAGCCCTGGACATAAAAAATGGCGATGTTAAAATGGTTAAAAATGCCGGTGCGATTCTTCGTGACCCATTCGACAGCGTCATGAAAAGCATTCTAGTGGCCATTCACGAATTAAAGGCAGAACAGGTTATGGTAATTGGACACCATGATTGCGGCATGTCCCATACAGATCCGGAAGCATTCAAGCAGGGCCTGCTGGAAAAAGGGATTTCAGAGGAAACACTTAACACACTCACACGCAGCGGAATCGATCTTGAAAGTGAATTCAGCGGGTTCGATTCTGTAGAAGACTCCGTTGAAGAAAGTGTTTCTGTTGTTCGCAATCACTCTCTATTGCCATCGTATGTGAATGTTCACGGTCTGGTCATCGACCCTGCGACAGGTAAATTGGACTTGGTGACAAAGGAATAA
- a CDS encoding (S)-benzoin forming benzil reductase, with product MRHAVVTGVSKGLGESIAKLLMESGINVVGVSRSSQDKLADIALENNVDYKHYACDLGDLEETEQTFSQISEEIFSREPETVYLINNAAVLEPVDKSMNTESADVAHHMQVNTIAPMILTNLFLKNAVEKDIRFIGTTISSGAAERPMYGWSAYCTSKAGINMFTQTAALEQEELNTQNKVIAFSPGIMDTEMQERIRASDEDAFRDVEQFRAYKENNKLKSTDAIGGILIDILTDETSVENGKIYHASDYF from the coding sequence ATGCGACATGCAGTTGTTACTGGTGTTTCAAAAGGGTTAGGTGAATCAATTGCTAAGCTGCTAATGGAATCAGGCATTAATGTCGTTGGCGTATCCCGAAGCAGTCAGGACAAATTGGCTGATATTGCTCTTGAGAACAATGTTGATTATAAACATTATGCCTGTGATCTGGGTGATCTGGAGGAAACGGAACAAACCTTTTCACAAATTAGTGAGGAGATCTTTTCGCGAGAGCCGGAGACAGTTTACTTAATTAATAATGCTGCGGTGCTTGAACCCGTAGATAAATCCATGAATACCGAAAGTGCTGACGTGGCACATCATATGCAGGTGAACACCATCGCCCCGATGATCCTGACGAATTTGTTTTTAAAAAATGCAGTTGAAAAGGATATCAGGTTTATTGGAACAACGATCTCGTCAGGAGCGGCGGAAAGACCGATGTATGGCTGGAGCGCCTATTGCACATCCAAGGCCGGCATCAATATGTTTACTCAAACCGCAGCTCTTGAACAGGAAGAATTAAATACCCAAAATAAAGTTATTGCCTTCAGTCCGGGAATCATGGATACTGAAATGCAGGAAAGAATCCGCGCAAGCGATGAAGATGCTTTTCGTGACGTTGAACAATTTCGGGCATATAAAGAAAATAATAAGCTCAAAAGTACTGATGCAATCGGCGGTATACTCATTGATATATTGACTGATGAGACAAGTGTCGAAAATGGTAAAATATATCACGCCTCAGACTACTTTTAA